In Colletotrichum lupini chromosome 6, complete sequence, a single window of DNA contains:
- a CDS encoding isocitrate dehydrogenase subunit 1, which yields MSKDRARPNKVATSQIRPGRPKTDLAVSQKEWRADVDRKRPLKSTHEATYEHSLRGQHPRLNREEEGTETLRPKKVGCPTFGSFPSRVTELLHWLNIEAGAGTAQSLFPADVALHSSDRPEKNKAGLMVSSSHSDNWKRQRIGDQPLTESPWCPTCAGVGEKERKARRPAEKEQEQKKKSLPQSVSATFGLYFDRVPFPVTVPVCRRGTLLLRHLTASNSAFLEFHSFSEFFHSPTPPIPNNIYCSANTLTRHQRPSRCFPEDPPALRSRDVVFFLILRTAQPARAYATVGSDIFKPTKFGGKYTVTLIPGDGIGAEVAESVKTIFKADNVPIEWEQVEVSGLNTTTPEKTEDLFRESVASLRRNKLGLKGILHTPIERSGHQSFNVAMRQELDIYASISLIKNIPGYQTRHEGVDLAIIRENTEGEYSGLEHQSVPGVVESLKIITRAKSERIAKFAFNFALANNRKKVTCIHKANIMKLADGLFRSTFHRVANDYPTLEVNDMIVDNASMQAVSKPQQFDVMVMPNLYGGILSNIGAALVGGAGIVPGCNMGRDVAVFEPGCRHVGLDIKGKDQANPTALILSGAMLLRHLGLDDHANRISQAIYGVIAEGQVRTRDMGGEATTHQFTKAILDKMDTL from the exons ATGAGTAAAGATCGCGCTCGGCCGAATAAAGTCGCAACATCGCAGATACGGCCAGGGAGGCCTAAGACCGACTTGGCGGTCTCACAAAAGGAGTGGAGAG CCGACGTTGACCGAAAACGCCC CCTCAAATCAACACATGAGGCTACATATGAGCACTCATTGAGAGGTCAAC ATCCGAGGCTCAACCGCGAAGAAGAGGGAACTGAGACGCTAAGACCGAAAAAGGTAGGGTGCCCCACGTTTGGTTCCTTCCCTTCCCGAGTGACAGAATTGCTGCACTGGCTGAACATTGAAGCAGGCGCGGGCACGGCGCAGTCTCTCTTTCCCGCGGATGTCGCCCTCCATTCTTCCGACCGCCCGGAAAAGAATAAAGCGGGTCTGATGGTCAGTTCCAGCCATTCAGATAACTGGAAACGGCAGAGAATTGGAGACCAGCCACTTACGGAATCCCCATGGTGCCCCACCTGCGCAGGCGTTGGAGAGAAAGAACGGAAAGCACGACGGCCAGCCGAGAAAGAGCAGGagcagaaaaaaaaaagcctgcCTCAGTCAGTATCTGCCACCTTCGGTCTGTACTTTGACCGTGTACCGTTCCCAGTTACCGTCCCCGTCTGTCGCCGTGGTACCTTGCTCTTGCGGCATTTGACAGCCAGCAACTCTGCCTTTCTCGAATTCCACTCTTTTTCTGAATTCTTCCACTCCCCAACTCCTCCGATCCCGAACAACATCTATTGCTCCGCGAATACCCTCACGAGGCACCAACGACCGTCACGATGCTTTCCCGAGGATCCGCCCGCACTGCGCAG CCGCGACGTGGTTTTTTTCTTG ATTCTGCGCACCGCGCAGCCCGCGCGCGCCTACGCCACGGTCGGCTCTGACATCTTCAAGCCCACCAAGTTTGGCGGCAAGTACACGGTCACGTTGATCCCTGGTGACGGTATCGGTGCCGAGGTCGCCGAGAGCGTCAAGACCATCTTCAAGGCCGACAACGTCCCCATTGAGTGGGAGCAGGTCGAGGTCTCTGGTCTCAACACCACCACCCCCGAGAAGACTGAGGACCTCTTCCGCGAGTCCGTCGCCTCCCTTCGCCGCAACAAGCTCGGCCTCAAGGGTATCCTTCACACTCCCATTGAGCGCTCCGGCCACCAGTCCTTCAACGTCGCCATGCGCCAGGAGCTCGACATCTACGCCTCCATCTCCCTCATCAAGAACATTCCCGGCTACCAGACCCGCCATGAGGGTGTCGACCTCGCCATCATCCGTGAGAACACCGAGGGTGAGTACTCTGGCCTTGAGCACCAGTCCGTCCCCGGTGTCGTCGAGTCCCTCAAGATCATCACCCGCGCCAAGTCTGAGCGCATCGCCAAGTTCGCCTTCAACTTCGCTCTGGCCAACAACCGCAAGAAGGTCACCTGCATTCACAAGGCCAACATCATGAAGTTGGCTGACGGTCTCTTCCGCTCCACCTTCCACCGTGTCGCCAACGACTACCCCACCCTCGAGGTCAACGACATGATTGTCGACAACGCCTCCATGCAGGCTGTTAGCAAGCCCCAGCAGTTCGATGTCATGGTCATGCCTAACCTGTACGGTGGCATTCTGTCCAACATCGGCGCTGCCCTTGTCGGTGGTGCTGGTATCGTCCCCGGTTGCAACATGGGCCGTGATGTTGCTGTCTTCGAGCCCGGTTGCCGTCACGTCGGCCTCGACATCAAGGGCAAGGACCAGGCCAACCCCACTGCTCTGATTCTGTCCGGTGCCATGCTTCTCCGTCACCTTGGTCTCGATGACCACGCCAACCGCATTTCCCAGGCCATCTACGGCGTCATTGCCGAGGG CCAGGTCCGCACCCGTGACATGGGCGGTGAGGCCACCACCCACCAGTTCACCAAGGCCATCCTCGACAAGATGGATACCTTGTAA